Below is a window of Actinomycetota bacterium DNA.
TTCAGCACGGCACCGGCCAGGGTCGCGCCCGCCGCGACGACCAGGAGGCCGAGCGTGAGGTTCAGCCCCCGTGCGATCGTCGGGTCGAATCTCCGGCCGAGCCACCGCAGCTGCGCCCCGTACCGACGACGTAGCCAACGCGCCGGCCGGGTGCCGACGATCCGTTCGGCGAAGGCCCTCAGGCGCTGTGGCTCGCGCATCGCCCGGCGTGCCGCGACGCGGATGAGGAAGGCCACCACGATGAGGAGCAGCACCAGCAAGGACGCGGGCCCGGCGTACCGCTGGATCACGCGCCACGACCGACCAGCGACGTAGCCCAGGGAAACGAACGACACCGCCCACACCAACGCGCTGGGAACACTGAACAGCAGGAACCGGCCGTAGGGCATCCGGCTCAGCCCGGCCACGAACGGCAGGAACGTCCGCAGGACGGTCGCCCACCGTCCGAGCGCGACCGCGCTGCCACCCCGATCCTTGAAGTACTCCGCCGTGCGGTCGATGCGTTCCCCGAAGCGCGCACGGACCGGTTCCCACTCCGCCAGCTGGCGTCCCCAGCGCCGACCCAGCCAGTACCCGGTCGAGTCCCCGAGCGCCGCGGCGACCGCGGCGACCGCGGCCATCGTGACCAGCGAGACCTGGTCCTCTGCGGCCAGGACCCCGCCGAGCACCATGGCGGTCTCCCCGGGCGTCACCAGCCCCAGGAACGCCGCCGCCTCGCCGTACGCCAGCAGACCGATCACGGTGTACGCGACCGGACCGCTCATACCAAGGACCGCGTCGATGACCGACTGGATCAGACTCTCCACGGCGCGAGCCCCGAGGGTCTACAGGTCGCGGCGCCCCGCGAACGCCCGCCCCAACGTGACCTCGTCGGCGTAGTCGAGGTCGCCGCCGACCGGGAGGCCGCTGGCGATCCGCGTGACGCGTACGCCCAACGGGCGGACCAGTCGGCTGAGGTACGACGCGGTGGCCTCCCCCTCGACGTTGGGGTTTGTCGCGAGGATGATCTCGGTCACACCTTCGGTGTCGAGCCGACCGAGGAGCTCCTTGACGTGCAGGTCGTCGGGACCGATCCCGTCGATCGGTGAGATCGCCCCGCCGAGCACGTGGTAGCGCCCGCGGAACTCGCGGGTGCGTTCGATCGCGATCACGTCACGGGGCTCCTCGACCACGCACAGCAGCGCGGGATCGCGGCGGGGGTCGCGGCAGATGCGGCACTCGTCGTGCTCGGCGACGTTCCAGCACCGCCGGCAGAACCGCACCCGCTCCTTGACCTCGACGATCGCCTCCGCGAGCCGGCGTGCGTCGGCCGGGTCTGCCTGCAGCAGGTGGAACGCCAGGCGCTGGGCGCTCTTGGGCCCGATCCCCGGCAGCCGCCCGAGCTCGTCGATCAGGTCCTGCACCGCACCCTCGTAGAGCACCGCTGCCTACCGTTCCTCGACGGGTTGCGCGCCGAGCTCCTCACGCAGCAGCGTCGCAGCGTGCGTGGCGGCCGTGTGCTCGTCCACCTCGTGGCCGGTGTGCTCAGCCTCGCCGACCTCGGTCTCCTCCTGGGAAAGCTCCTGGGACAGCGGCGCGGGGTCAGGCGCGGGCGGATCACCGTCGCCGGACGCGACCTCGGTGCGCAGCTGCACCGCGACGTCGCAGACCTGCTCGATGACCTTCCGTACCGCCTCGGCGTGGTCCGGCCGACCGACCTCGTCGGCGTGGAAGCTCGACGGGAACGCCAGCACCAGACCGTCGCCCTCGAGGCGCATCGGCGTTCCTGCCTGTGCGATCGCGTGCAACCGGACGCTGTGCTGCTTGAGGTGATCGAGCACCTGACGCCAGCGCCCCACGACCGTGCTGAACACGTCCCCATCGACGTGGGCGACAGGCCCGGCAGCGGGCACTTCGGTCGCGTCCGCTGCGGTGATCTCCGGGTGGGGGACCCCAGCGTCGCGCGGAGCACCGACCCCGTCCGCCGGGCGGGGCGCCGGACCGTCGCCGCTTGCCTGGGCCCCGTGCGCCGGGCGGGGCGCCGGACCGTCGCCGCTTGCCTGGACCCCGTGCGCCGGGCG
It encodes the following:
- a CDS encoding DedA family protein, with the protein product MESLIQSVIDAVLGMSGPVAYTVIGLLAYGEAAAFLGLVTPGETAMVLGGVLAAEDQVSLVTMAAVAAVAAALGDSTGYWLGRRWGRQLAEWEPVRARFGERIDRTAEYFKDRGGSAVALGRWATVLRTFLPFVAGLSRMPYGRFLLFSVPSALVWAVSFVSLGYVAGRSWRVIQRYAGPASLLVLLLIVVAFLIRVAARRAMREPQRLRAFAERIVGTRPARWLRRRYGAQLRWLGRRFDPTIARGLNLTLGLLVVAAGATLAGAVLNDVRGLEGLAAFDPPVRGWFEQVRTPTAAAVSEVVAGTFELPWLSAPTLLIAVYAWRRTSVRAALRVVVGAVGAAGIAIVARTIVTERIAATEFPSTAVAVVAALAAHLVAVAGTRLEWATAVKWVAAGVFAIVVVGVAELVTADASLTGVLFGAAVGAAWAAAVEVQARLPFRALLDDEDSSGRPAQPRT
- the recR gene encoding recombination mediator RecR, translated to MLYEGAVQDLIDELGRLPGIGPKSAQRLAFHLLQADPADARRLAEAIVEVKERVRFCRRCWNVAEHDECRICRDPRRDPALLCVVEEPRDVIAIERTREFRGRYHVLGGAISPIDGIGPDDLHVKELLGRLDTEGVTEIILATNPNVEGEATASYLSRLVRPLGVRVTRIASGLPVGGDLDYADEVTLGRAFAGRRDL